A window from Triplophysa dalaica isolate WHDGS20190420 chromosome 3, ASM1584641v1, whole genome shotgun sequence encodes these proteins:
- the espnlb gene encoding espin-like protein, which produces MVLHKAIQAAREGNVEALRALHESGCLSPTITDAQGASPIHHAARCGQLECLQFLVKEAHLPCHIRTKNGATPAHDATVTGHVRELEWLLRQGNCGIEDRDGEGATALHLAARFGHAEAVQWLLSEGSSTEAETDCGALPLHYAAASGDLTSLKLLMSNSPLYVDRQTGTGATPLYLACQEGHLHVVEYLVKDSGANVHLQAKDGMSVLHAAAHMGHYALVVWLATFTDLDLSSQDKDGATALHFAASEGHHRIVERLLIMGANVIKDHWGGTPLHDAAENGELECCRALLNNHISPLERDLDGFTAVDLAEYNGYHDCANFIRSVDGFPAPDVLLIEEERTLFSTSDPYQDIKHLSNTRMDSIKPVNEVPPQPRLSPPDPDASSAFPVSSQGNRAGSGTIQHMQVASTVVTSFNMRKNVEEEQTIHSNKSMRSMRQAGITAVFTGQAFNKGENEDVLLSALKENLADIDSLIPTHDVNGRPIAEWKRQVMVRKLQARLQDDDNKSIKDDSNKFVEVDGWRYSQAHNVILGPFGELLTEDDLVYLEGQIETISLQKRCQAYEFELSRLAEELQAVLPDPIVNIIVDTECHQRPNVGESLPLPVWYNRISNIVKSMSLLLSNLSETNGEDGICKMPNTDLASVFAYQSERRSCNRGSRQKVELEIQQSGVSVKNLRSNFESQLGNIYPFSGLLNNAAHSDLRQQNLSTSTNCQEQSSGTIQSTGINHANDKGIKCKQTPGKDSAEVIETTCLRKERIVVLFLSHWKKSAYAISMRAKMKQNLETCSTSEAITAPVSKPGTRSLYHLYRQRSAIDKMIGNWKRVASGVPSRQIRSLQRKQVTYSPEQFLPRVNGAPVAYDTLTLELFMLGYFHILEQDLSAEERKMRHLLCFEVFDHVGNFPWETVLEFHQAVLKDIEAGRREWKDGFEHTKAQYFGKRELGTICAEVTPNVIGENPILEDAGRPSRDESNDFSMFCNDEICKYIDRSFTFWKEKEAELFDF; this is translated from the exons ACAAGGCCATTCAGGCAGCTCGTGAAGGGAACGTGGAGGCTCTGAGGGCCCTGCATGAGTCCGGATGCCTCAGTCCGACCATCACGGATGCTCAGGGAGCTTCACCCATTCACCACGCCGCCCGCTGCGGCCAGCTGGAGTGCCTCCAGTTTTTGGTGAAAGAGGCTCATTTACCCTGCCACATCCGCACCAAAAACGGAGCGACGCCTGCTCATGATGCTACTGTCACAGGGCATGTGCGAGAGCTGGAGTGGCTGCTGAGACAGGGGAATTGTGGGATTGA GGATCGTGATGGCGAGGGAGCTACGGCCCTGCACCTGGCTGCCAGGTTTGGCCACGCGGAGGCAGTGCAGTGGCTTCTGTCAGAGGGAAGCAGCACTGAGGCGGAGACCGACTGCGGAGCTCTTCCTCTTCATTATGCCGCAGCCAGTGGAGACCTCACCTCCCTCAAATTACTCATGTCTAACTCCCCGCT GTATGTGGACCGTCAGACAGGAACTGGGGCCACCCCACTATATCTGGCCTGTCAGGAAGGGCATCTTCATGTGGTTGAATACTTGGTGAAGGATTCTGGGGCAAACGTCCATTTGCAGGCCAAGGATGGGATGAGTGTTCTTCATGCAGCTGCCCACATGGGACACTATGCACTGGTGGTCTGGCTG GCAACTTTCACAGATCTGGACCTGTCCAGTCAGGATAAGGATGGAGCCACAGCACTGCACTTTGCTGCTAGTGAGGGCCACCATCGCATTGTGGAGCGTCTTTTGATAATGGGAGCGAATGTCATAAAAGACCACTGGGGTGGGACCCCTCTGCACGATGCAGCTGAGAATGGAGAACTGGAG TGCTGCCGGGCACTGCTGAATAATCACATCAGTCCACTGGAAAGAGATTTGGATGGCTTTACTGCAGTGGATCTGGCAGAGTACAATGGCTATCATGACTGTGCCAATTTCATCCGT TCTGTAGATGGTTTCCCTGCACCAGATGTTCTACTTATAGAGGAAGAAAGGACCTTATTTAGCACAAGTGACCCTTACCAGGACATTAAGCACCTGTCCAATACTAGAATGGACAGCATCAAG CCGGTGAACGAGGTGCCTCCCCAACCTCGACTCTCTCCACCAGACCCGGATGCATCATCTGCGTTCCCTGTCTCCTCACAGGGCAACAGAGCTGGGTCTGGAACCATTCAGCACATGCAAGTGGCCTCTACAG TTGTGACCTCATTCAACATGAGGAAAAATGTTGAGGAAGAGCAGACAATTCATTCCAACAAATCAATGAGGTCGATGAGACAAGCAGGGATCACAGCTGTCTTCACTGGACAAGCATTTAAT AAAGGagaaaatgaagatgttttgcTTTCAGCATTGAAGGAAAACCTTGCTGACATTGATTCTCTGATCCCTACTCATGATGTGAACGGGAGGCCCATTGCTGAATGGAAGAGACAAGTTATGGTGCGCAAGCTTCAGGCTCGACTACAGGATGATGACAACAAGAGCATTAAA GATGACAGTAACAAGTTTGTGGAAGTGGATGGTTGGAGGTACTCCCAAGCACACAATGTCATTCTGGGTCCCTTTGGCGAGTTGCTTACTGAAGACGACTTGGTCTACCTGGAGGGACAGATTGAAACCATCTCCCTTCAGAAACGCTGCCAGGCCTATGAGTTTGAGCTTAGCCGACTGGCAGAGGAACTCCAAGCAGTCCTTCCTGATCCCATCGTCAATATCATCGTAGATACAGAGTGCCACCAGCGACCGAACGTGGGGGAATCTCTACCTCTTCCTGTGTGGTACAATCGTATCTCAAATATCGTGAAGAGCATGTCATTGCTGCTGTCCAACCTCTCAGAAACAAATGGAGAAGACGGCATCTGTAAGATGCCAAACACAGATCTTGCTTCAGTCTTCGCATACCAGTCAGAGAGGCGAAGTTGTAACAGAGGAAGCAGGCAGAAGGTTGAACTGGAGATTCAGCAGTCAGGAGtttctgtaaaaaatttaaGATCAAACTTTGAGAGTCAGCTGGGTAACATCTATCCATTTTCTGGGCTTCTAAACAACGCAGCTCACTCAGACCTAAGGCAGCAAAATCTGTCTACGTCAACAAATTGTCAAGAGCAGTCTTCAGGGACAATCCAAAGCACCGGCATAAATCACGCTAATGATAAGGGCATAAAATGCAAACAGACACCTGGCAAAGATTCAGCTGAAGTGATAGAGACCACCTGCTTGCGAAAGGAACGCATTGTTGTGTTATTTCTGAGCCATTGGAAAAAGTCTGCATACGCAATATCAATGAGagcaaaaatgaaacaaaatcttGAGACCTGTTCGACAAGTGAAGCAATAACTGCTCCAGTCTCCAAGCCAGGAACCAGATCATTGTATCATCTCTACAGGCAGAGAAGTGCAATAGACAAGATGATTGGCAATTGGAAACGTGTTGCCTCTGGGGTCCCTTCACGACAGATCCGAAGCCTACAGAGAAAGCAAGTGACCTACTCACCCGAGCAGTTCCTTCCCCGCGTGAATGGTGCTCCTGTTGCGTATGACACCCTGACTCTCGAGCTCTTTATGCTCGGCTACTTTCACATTCTCGAACAGGACCTCTCAGCCGAGGAACGAAAGATGAGGCACCTGTTATGCTTTGAAGTTTTTGACCATGTAGGGAATTTTCCTTGGGAAACAGTCCTAGAGTTTCACCAGGCTGTTCTCAAGGATATTGAGGCTGGGAGACGTGAGTGGAAAGATGGTTTTGAGCACACCAAAGCACAATACTTTGGGAAAAGAGAACTTGGGACGATCTGTGCTGAGGTCACGCCGAATGTCATAGGTGAAAATCCCATATTAGAGGATGCAGGACGTCCCAGCAGAGATGAAAGCAACGACTTCTCAATGTTTTGTAATGATGAAATTTGCAAATATATTGATCGCAGTTTCACCTTTTGGAAGGAGAAAGAAGCAGAGTTGTTTGATTTCTGA